One Sphingomonas sp. SUN039 genomic window carries:
- a CDS encoding lytic transglycosylase domain-containing protein, translated as MRGFRQFGYAVAMAVLVVPVAQLGGGRAFAQSEDAGFQAYLQQVAGIARAQGVSQGTIDSVLPTLTFNARVVEFDRQQPETNPNAPIPKFAPYRAQHVDSARITRGRAKYAALRPLLQRVERETGVPEGIMISIYGNETNYGAFTGNFDLARALASLAYEGRRRALFQQEFIDTLKLMDRGYRRDQLVGSWAGATGYPQFLPSVVLRLARDGDGDGRADIWRSEADALASIANYFRDAGWRPGQPWGVAASVPASLDRNAIANRTNSPRCPRVHARHSMWKTVGEWRALGVTPVSSKLRDSDMASLLEPDGPGATAYLLTGNYRVILDYNCSNFYGLSVGLLADAVAG; from the coding sequence ATGCGGGGGTTCAGACAGTTCGGATATGCGGTCGCGATGGCGGTGCTGGTGGTGCCGGTGGCGCAGCTCGGCGGCGGACGGGCGTTTGCCCAGTCCGAGGATGCCGGATTTCAGGCCTATCTTCAGCAGGTTGCCGGGATCGCCCGCGCGCAGGGCGTGTCGCAGGGGACGATCGACAGTGTCCTGCCGACGCTGACCTTCAACGCCCGCGTCGTCGAATTCGACCGGCAACAGCCCGAAACCAATCCCAATGCGCCGATCCCCAAATTCGCGCCCTATCGCGCGCAGCATGTCGATAGCGCGCGGATTACGCGGGGTCGTGCCAAATACGCCGCGCTCCGGCCGCTGCTCCAGCGCGTCGAGCGCGAGACCGGGGTGCCCGAGGGCATCATGATCTCGATTTACGGCAACGAGACCAATTACGGCGCGTTCACCGGCAATTTCGACCTCGCCCGCGCGCTGGCGAGCCTGGCCTATGAGGGGCGGCGGCGCGCGCTGTTCCAGCAGGAATTCATCGATACGCTGAAACTGATGGACCGGGGATACCGGCGCGACCAGCTGGTCGGCAGCTGGGCGGGGGCGACGGGCTATCCGCAATTTCTGCCGTCGGTCGTGCTGCGGCTGGCGCGCGACGGCGATGGCGATGGGCGTGCCGACATCTGGCGGAGCGAAGCCGATGCGCTCGCCAGTATCGCCAATTATTTCCGCGATGCGGGCTGGCGACCGGGGCAGCCTTGGGGCGTGGCAGCGAGCGTACCCGCGTCGCTCGACCGCAATGCCATCGCCAACCGCACCAACAGCCCACGCTGCCCGCGCGTCCATGCCCGTCACAGCATGTGGAAAACCGTCGGCGAATGGCGCGCGCTGGGCGTGACACCAGTGTCGTCGAAGCTGCGCGACAGCGATATGGCTTCGCTGCTCGAACCCGACGGGCCGGGGGCGACCGCCTATCTGCTGACCGGCAATTACCGGGTGATCCTCGACTACAATTGTTCGAATTTCTACGGCCTGTCGGTCGGGCTGCTGGCCGATGCGGTTGCGGGCTGA
- a CDS encoding septal ring lytic transglycosylase RlpA family protein, whose translation MRAEPLLAGLLLASCVGAPEPRTASRPPVYRAPASDNFVKVGATYSAGGNSYTPRDDRDYDETGMASWYGEELRGSRTANGEPFDPDGFTAAHRTLPLPSYVEVTSLESGRAILVRINDRGPFHGNRIIDLSLGAARQLGITARGAHQVRVRRVEPDERDKLSLRRGQPVMLRGGRIEPQRALATAKMPVGPGPFFLQVASFSSEQRARTMAERLGADVSQIAGTWRVRLGPYNSAERAMAALAPLAARGYPDAVITR comes from the coding sequence TTGCGGGCTGAACCCCTGCTGGCGGGCCTGTTACTCGCCAGTTGCGTCGGAGCGCCCGAGCCGCGCACCGCATCGCGCCCGCCGGTTTATCGCGCACCCGCCAGCGACAATTTCGTCAAGGTCGGCGCGACCTATAGCGCGGGCGGTAACAGCTACACCCCGCGCGACGACCGCGATTACGACGAGACCGGCATGGCGAGCTGGTACGGCGAGGAACTGCGCGGCAGCCGCACCGCCAATGGCGAACCCTTCGACCCCGACGGCTTTACCGCCGCGCACCGGACGCTGCCACTGCCGTCCTATGTCGAGGTAACGTCGCTCGAATCGGGGCGGGCGATATTGGTGCGGATCAACGATCGCGGCCCGTTCCACGGCAACCGGATCATCGACCTGTCGCTGGGTGCGGCGCGGCAATTGGGGATCACCGCGCGCGGCGCGCATCAGGTGCGGGTCCGCAGGGTCGAACCCGACGAGCGTGACAAGCTCAGTCTGCGGCGCGGGCAACCGGTCATGCTGCGCGGCGGGAGGATCGAGCCGCAGCGTGCGCTGGCCACGGCGAAAATGCCGGTCGGGCCGGGGCCGTTCTTCCTGCAAGTCGCGAGCTTTTCGAGCGAGCAGCGTGCGCGGACGATGGCCGAACGGCTCGGTGCGGACGTCTCGCAGATCGCGGGGACATGGCGGGTGCGGCTCGGGCCGTATAATTCGGCCGAACGGGCGATGGCGGCACTGGCACCGCTGGCGGCAAGGGGCTATCCGGACGCCGTCATCACCCGCTGA
- a CDS encoding D-alanyl-D-alanine carboxypeptidase family protein has protein sequence MKPYLPVLALLLATTPVTAAAPPFETAAPVAYLIDMSSGAVLYRKDENRRMPPASMAKMMTVYVAFDMIKKGELKRDQMMTVRPETWAKWHGPAAGSTMFLSAGEQVSVDNLLKGIVTLSGNDACVVLAEGISGTEEAFAARMNDAAKKLGLANSQFGNSNGWPDEGRTYVTAHDLATLAAATIQDHPQLYKAYYSLPSFTWGKTLGAGADITQANRDPLLGRVAGADGLKTGHTEEAGYGFTGSAEQNGRRLVMVVAGLGSFNQRIEESVRFIDWGFKAWSTKPLFAKGAKVETAEVQLGDAGSVNLIAPRNLAVTMPAGAFTGMKVKVVYDGPVKAPIAKGQHIADLVVETPSTPPQVMPLVAEEAVGEAGFFRRAWAGLLSFFGA, from the coding sequence GTGAAGCCCTATCTGCCTGTCCTCGCCCTGTTGCTTGCTACGACGCCGGTCACTGCCGCCGCACCGCCGTTCGAGACCGCCGCGCCGGTTGCCTATCTGATCGACATGTCGTCCGGAGCCGTGCTTTACCGCAAGGACGAGAACCGTCGGATGCCGCCGGCGTCGATGGCCAAGATGATGACGGTCTATGTCGCGTTCGACATGATCAAAAAGGGCGAGCTGAAGCGCGACCAGATGATGACTGTGCGGCCCGAAACCTGGGCGAAATGGCATGGTCCGGCGGCGGGATCGACGATGTTCCTGTCGGCGGGCGAGCAAGTGAGCGTCGACAATTTGCTCAAGGGCATTGTCACGCTTTCGGGCAATGATGCCTGCGTCGTGCTGGCCGAGGGGATTTCGGGTACCGAGGAAGCCTTTGCCGCGCGGATGAACGACGCGGCGAAGAAGCTGGGCCTCGCCAACAGTCAGTTCGGCAATTCGAACGGCTGGCCCGACGAGGGGCGCACCTATGTGACCGCCCACGACCTCGCGACACTGGCGGCGGCGACGATCCAGGATCACCCGCAGCTCTATAAGGCGTATTACTCGCTGCCGTCGTTCACCTGGGGCAAGACGCTGGGAGCGGGGGCGGACATTACGCAGGCCAACCGCGATCCGTTGCTGGGCCGTGTCGCGGGTGCCGACGGGTTGAAGACCGGACATACCGAGGAAGCGGGGTACGGTTTCACCGGGTCTGCCGAGCAGAACGGCCGACGGTTGGTCATGGTCGTCGCGGGCCTTGGCAGTTTCAACCAGCGGATCGAGGAATCGGTGCGGTTCATCGACTGGGGCTTCAAGGCGTGGAGCACCAAGCCGCTGTTCGCCAAGGGCGCGAAGGTCGAGACGGCGGAAGTGCAACTGGGCGATGCGGGGTCGGTCAACCTGATCGCGCCGCGCAATCTGGCGGTGACGATGCCGGCGGGCGCGTTCACCGGCATGAAGGTCAAGGTTGTCTATGACGGCCCGGTCAAGGCACCGATCGCCAAGGGGCAGCATATCGCCGATCTGGTCGTCGAAACGCCGTCGACCCCGCCGCAAGTCATGCCGCTGGTCGCCGAAGAGGCAGTCGGTGAGGCCGGGTTCTTCCGCCGCGCTTGGGCGGGGTTGCTGTCGTTCTTCGGAGCCTGA
- the tmk gene encoding dTMP kinase, which translates to MGGVAVVLRSLTLAGRFITLEGGEGVGKSTQAARLAEALRALGRTVVLTREPGGTPGAEAIRALLMTGEAERWDARAEALLFAAARADHVACVIRPALARGDWVICDRFIDSTRAYQGGAGGVSDADIMALHRVGSEGLLPDRTLLFEFPVELGMERTYGRDLLSPDRMGSRDAAYYADVAARFRRFAEAGEARFRIVDASGSVDEVAARVLAAATDAP; encoded by the coding sequence TTGGGCGGGGTTGCTGTCGTTCTTCGGAGCCTGACGCTGGCGGGGCGGTTCATCACGCTGGAAGGCGGCGAGGGCGTCGGGAAATCGACGCAGGCGGCGCGGCTGGCGGAGGCATTGCGGGCGCTGGGGCGGACGGTCGTGCTGACCCGCGAACCGGGTGGCACGCCGGGGGCAGAGGCCATCCGCGCGCTGCTCATGACGGGCGAGGCCGAGCGCTGGGACGCGCGCGCCGAGGCGTTGCTTTTTGCTGCCGCCCGCGCCGATCATGTCGCGTGTGTCATCCGGCCGGCGCTCGCGCGCGGCGACTGGGTGATCTGCGACCGATTCATCGATTCGACACGGGCGTATCAGGGCGGCGCGGGCGGCGTGTCGGACGCCGATATCATGGCGCTGCATAGGGTGGGCAGCGAGGGATTGCTGCCCGACCGGACGTTGCTGTTCGAATTCCCGGTCGAACTCGGCATGGAACGCACCTATGGCCGCGACCTGCTCAGCCCCGACCGCATGGGCAGCCGCGACGCCGCCTATTACGCCGATGTCGCCGCGCGGTTCCGGCGCTTTGCCGAGGCGGGCGAGGCGCGGTTCCGGATCGTCGACGCCTCGGGTTCGGTCGATGAGGTCGCCGCGCGGGTACTCGCTGCCGCGACCGATGCGCCATGA
- a CDS encoding AAA family ATPase, translating to MTAILGHDAQFDAMRAAIDSGRMHHAWLLHGPKGVGKGSFAQIVAARLLAEASATPPADTSFALDENNSTARLIAAGSHPDLVTLARLENEKTGNLARNITVDQVRTLKGVFSGTPSQGDRRVVVVDSIDDMERGAANALLKSLEEPPASTTFLLVSHAPGRLLPTIRSRCRSLAFARLGDDVMTAVLAEHAAHLDDMTRAVVIAVAGGAPGAALSVIEADVPGIDAALREIATTGDPHNVLRLDLAGKLALKAALPRYEAFLRRAPAFIAAQARTRTGRELATAIDAWEKARQLADVAIPQSLPQESVVFEIAGRVASLGAAAR from the coding sequence ATGACCGCGATCCTCGGCCATGACGCGCAGTTCGATGCGATGCGCGCCGCCATCGACAGCGGGCGGATGCATCATGCGTGGCTGTTGCATGGGCCGAAGGGTGTGGGGAAGGGGAGCTTCGCGCAGATCGTCGCGGCGCGGTTGCTGGCCGAGGCTTCGGCGACGCCGCCTGCCGATACCAGCTTTGCGCTGGATGAGAATAACTCGACCGCGCGGCTGATCGCCGCGGGATCGCATCCCGATCTCGTCACGCTCGCCCGCCTCGAGAACGAAAAGACCGGCAACCTCGCGCGCAATATCACTGTCGATCAGGTTCGCACCTTGAAGGGTGTATTCAGCGGCACCCCGTCGCAAGGCGACCGCCGTGTCGTCGTGGTCGACAGCATCGATGACATGGAACGCGGCGCGGCCAATGCGCTGCTCAAAAGTCTGGAAGAGCCGCCCGCCAGCACGACATTCCTGCTGGTCAGCCACGCGCCGGGCCGCTTGCTGCCGACGATCCGTTCGCGCTGCCGCAGCCTCGCGTTCGCGCGGCTGGGCGATGACGTCATGACGGCAGTTCTTGCCGAACACGCCGCGCACCTCGACGACATGACTCGCGCGGTGGTGATTGCGGTGGCGGGCGGCGCACCGGGAGCGGCGCTGTCGGTGATCGAGGCCGATGTGCCCGGCATCGACGCGGCGTTGCGCGAGATCGCGACGACCGGCGATCCGCATAATGTCCTGCGCCTCGATCTGGCGGGCAAGCTCGCGCTGAAGGCCGCGCTGCCGCGTTACGAGGCGTTCCTGCGCCGTGCGCCGGCCTTCATTGCGGCGCAGGCGCGGACGCGAACGGGGCGGGAGCTCGCGACCGCCATCGATGCGTGGGAAAAAGCGCGTCAACTCGCCGATGTCGCGATCCCGCAGTCGTTGCCGCAGGAAAGTGTGGTGTTCGAGATCGCGGGGCGGGTGGCTTCGCTCGGCGCGGCGGCCAGGTAG
- the metG gene encoding methionine--tRNA ligase, with protein MPSDPFYITTAISYPNGRPHIGHAYEAIAADAIARFQRMQGREVRFQTGTDEHGLKMVQTARERGVEVADLAREMSDQFQAMCDALNVSYDNFQRTTDPAHHRASVAIWEAMKASGDLYLDRYEGWYSVRDEAYYEEKELTEGEGGAKLSPQGTPVEWTVEESWFFKLSKYEKPLLELYANQPDFIRPESRRNEVVRFVEGGLRDLSMSRTSFDWGVKVPGSPDHVMYVWVDALTNYLTGLGYPDATPDMAKFWPASLHLIGKDIVRFHAVYWPAFLMSAGIALPKQVFGHGFLLARDGAKMSKSAGNVVDPMALAERYGVDAFRYFLLREVSFGSDGTWSEEAIVARCNAELANSFGNLAQRVLSMVASNLGGKIPVLQGLSLADRREAANDHDRRHATLGTGFLCDSLRAAHEYREAFASLDWQRAFNAWLKVVFQANSYVDETSPWKLKATDPDLMASVLAHLMIVLHDLAIMLRPIAPTACDRLLDAIGIPEAERDFGSIDDMEWYDRLLSSGQFIAKPTPIFPRLELPAEDPA; from the coding sequence ATGCCCTCCGACCCCTTCTACATCACCACTGCGATCAGCTATCCCAACGGACGCCCGCATATCGGCCATGCCTATGAGGCGATAGCGGCGGACGCGATTGCGCGGTTCCAGCGGATGCAGGGGCGCGAGGTGCGGTTCCAGACCGGCACCGACGAACACGGCCTGAAAATGGTCCAGACCGCGCGCGAACGCGGCGTCGAAGTCGCTGACTTGGCGCGCGAGATGTCCGACCAGTTCCAGGCGATGTGCGACGCGCTGAACGTCAGCTACGACAATTTCCAGCGCACCACCGACCCCGCGCATCACCGCGCCAGCGTCGCCATCTGGGAAGCGATGAAGGCCAGCGGCGACCTGTACCTCGACCGGTACGAAGGCTGGTACTCGGTCCGCGACGAGGCCTATTACGAAGAGAAGGAACTGACCGAGGGCGAGGGCGGCGCGAAGCTGTCACCGCAGGGCACCCCGGTCGAATGGACGGTCGAGGAAAGCTGGTTCTTCAAGCTCTCGAAATACGAGAAGCCCCTGCTCGAACTCTATGCAAACCAACCCGATTTTATCCGGCCCGAGAGCCGCCGCAACGAGGTGGTGCGCTTTGTCGAAGGCGGCTTGCGCGACCTCAGCATGTCGCGGACCAGCTTCGACTGGGGCGTCAAGGTTCCCGGGTCGCCCGACCATGTGATGTACGTCTGGGTCGATGCGCTGACCAACTATCTGACCGGTCTGGGATATCCCGATGCAACGCCCGATATGGCGAAATTCTGGCCCGCAAGCCTTCACCTGATCGGCAAGGACATCGTGCGGTTCCACGCCGTGTACTGGCCCGCGTTCCTCATGTCGGCGGGGATCGCGCTGCCCAAACAGGTCTTCGGCCACGGCTTCCTGCTGGCGCGCGACGGGGCGAAAATGTCGAAATCGGCGGGCAATGTCGTCGATCCGATGGCGCTGGCCGAGCGGTATGGCGTCGATGCGTTCCGGTACTTCCTGCTGCGAGAAGTGAGCTTCGGGTCGGACGGGACGTGGAGCGAGGAAGCCATTGTCGCACGGTGCAATGCCGAACTCGCGAACAGCTTCGGGAACTTGGCGCAACGCGTGTTGAGCATGGTTGCAAGCAATCTCGGTGGGAAAATTCCCGTACTACAGGGGCTTAGTCTAGCCGATCGACGAGAGGCGGCAAACGATCATGACCGGCGCCACGCAACTCTAGGAACCGGATTTCTGTGCGATAGCCTTCGGGCTGCTCATGAATACCGTGAGGCGTTTGCTTCTCTTGATTGGCAGAGGGCGTTTAACGCGTGGCTCAAGGTCGTGTTTCAAGCGAACAGCTACGTGGATGAGACTTCGCCTTGGAAACTGAAGGCGACAGATCCCGATTTGATGGCATCGGTCCTCGCTCATCTCATGATCGTTTTGCATGATCTAGCGATCATGCTCCGCCCAATCGCCCCAACAGCATGTGATCGACTGTTGGACGCAATTGGAATACCGGAAGCGGAAAGGGACTTTGGCAGCATCGATGACATGGAGTGGTACGATAGGTTGCTGTCGTCCGGTCAATTTATTGCGAAGCCGACCCCTATCTTCCCCCGTCTCGAACTGCCCGCCGAAGATCCGGCCTGA